The proteins below come from a single Pleuronectes platessa chromosome 1, fPlePla1.1, whole genome shotgun sequence genomic window:
- the ppip5k1a gene encoding inositol hexakisphosphate and diphosphoinositol-pentakisphosphate kinase 2 isoform X8 encodes MSEPNSPGESRRGAPRFFVGCEDDESEALEDSMRTDMDLYEDDEDTDSPPEQQIEVGICCMMKKSKSKPMTQILERLCRFEYITVVIFPEDVILNESVDKWPLCDCLISFHSKGFPLDKAVSYAKLRNPLLINDLNMQYYIQDRREVYRILQEEGIDLPRYAVLNRDPDKPDECNLVEGEDHVEVNGEIFQKPFVEKPVCAEDHNVYIYYPTSAGGGSQRLFRKIGSRSSVYSPESCVRKTGSYIYEEFMPTDGTDVKVYTVGPDYAHAEARKSPALDGKVERDSEGKEVRYPVMLSAMEKLVARKVCLAFKQTVCGFDLLRANGHSYVCDVNGFSFVKNSMKYYDDCAKILGNIVMRELAPQFQIPWSIPTEAEDIPIVPTTSGTMMELRCVIAIIRHGDRTPKQKMKMEVRNPMFFDLFDKYGGYKTGKLKLKKPKQLQEVLDITRQLLAELGQHTDCEIEEKKSKLEQLKTVLEMYGHFSGINRKVQLTYLPHGQPKTSSEEEDTRKEAPSLLLVLKWGGELTPAGRVQAEELGRAFRCMYPGGQGDYAGFPGCGLLRLHSTYRHDLKIYASDEGRVQMTAAAFAKGLLALEGELTPILVQMVKSANMNGLLDNDSDSLSSCQHRVKARLHDILQKDRVFIDEDYDRLAPNCSASLVNSMKIVQNPVFTCDQVYALIQNLTSQIRKRMEDPKSADLQLYHSETLELMLQRWSKLERDFRMKNGRYDISKIPDIYDCVKYDVIHNATLGLEDTLELFRLSRALADIVIPQEYGINKGEKLDIAYAYCLPLVRKILLDLQRTHEDESVNKLHPLYSRGVMSPGRHVRTRLYFTSESHVHSLLSILRYGGLLDEEKDQQWKRAMDYLSAVSELNYMTQLVIMLYEDNNKDLTSEERFHVELHFSPGVKGVEEEENAPTGFGFRPASAENGQKQPDPGSLEDLTRDETDRAVPLSEPIAIQRKSPLIRNHKTGSMEVLSETSSSKVGSYRLFSFCSRQSPEMKQSGLGSQCAGLFSTTVLGGSSSAPNLQDYARAHRKKFSSGSLSYKDEPFEEHHVAQLLRPFFTDPSLSRHLSLDGALAHHLHQCSYHLRLFRNWLISGQEPLEYLYGFEGCSMVPSIYPLETLHNSLSLKQVDEFLTGVCERAGDPHTRTTRALSAMFDTHNQPSVDSFIPQRVLSSSISLRSRSDRPPWYSSGPSSTVSSAGPSSPTTADTSPRFSFSDKISLTSQSSEETHSSQNMASQPAPPVGALDPAGPAASHPAGVPLTPNNSPEDEDATGLQSDPPEDGPASVELSDPDLRPACSALAELALGRMEGYCLPSSLPVLLELRESSSEAGSSSQTPQSPEGPDEFFDTQESMELWMDSPESPPPPDTPLEAGATHPAEP; translated from the exons GCTTCCCACTGGACAAGGCCGTGAGCTACGCCAAACTTAGAAATCCTCTGCTCATCAACGACCTGAACATGCAGTACTACATTCAGGACAG GAGGGAGGTGTATCGCATCCTGCAGGAGGAAGGGATCGACCTGCCACGCTATGCCGTGCTGAACCGTGACCCAGATAAACCAGATG AATGCaacctggtggaaggagagGACCACGTGGAGGTGAACGGAGAGATCTTCCAGAAGCCTTTCGTTGAGAAGCCCGTCTGTGCCGAGGACCACAACGTCTACATCTACTACCCCACGTCTGCTGGTGGTGGCAGCCAGCGTCTCTTCAGAAAG ATTGGGAGTCGGAGCAGCGTGTACTCACCGGAGAGCTGTGTGAGGAAGACGGGCTCGTACATCTATGAAGAGTTCATGCCAACAGATGGAACTGACGTCAAG GTTTACACAGTGGGACCGGACTACGCTCATGCTGAGGCCCGGAAGTCTCCGGCTCTGGACGGGAAGGTGGAGCGAGACAGCGAAGGCAAGGAGGTGCGCTACCCCGTCATGCTCTCAGCCATGGAGAAACTGGTGGCCCGCAAGGTCTGCCTGGCGTTTAAG CAAACGGTCTGTGGCTTCGACCTCCTCAGAGCCAACGGACACTCGTATGTGTGCGACGTCAACGGCTTCAGTTTCGTGAAGAACTCCATGAAGTACTATGACGACTGTGCCAAGATCCTGGG GAACATTGTGATGCGTGAGCTGGCTCCTCAGTTTCAGATCCCCTGGTCCATCCCGACTGAGGCCGAGGACATCCCCATCGTCCCCACCACTTCAGGGACCAT GATGGAGCTGCGCTGTGTCATCGCCATCATCCGACACGGAGACAGGACGCCTaaacagaagatgaagatggaaGTCCGTAACCCCAT GTTCTTCGATCTGTTTGATAAATATGGAGGCTACAAGACGGGGAAActgaagctgaagaaacccaAACAACTGCAG GAGGTGCTGGACATCACACGGCAGCTGCTAGCAGAACTAGGACAACACACTGACTGTGAGATAGAGGAGAAGAAGTCCAAACTGGAGCAGCTGAAGACTGTTCTGGAAAT GTACGGTCACTTCTCTGGCATCAACAGAAAAGTGCAGTTAACGTACCTGCCACACGGGCAGCCCAAGACCTCCAGTGAGGAGGAAG ACACGCGTAAGGAAGCTCCgtctctgctgctggtgctgaagtgggggggggagctgacTCCTGCTGGACGAGTTCAGGCCGAGGAGCTGGGAAGAGCCTTCCGCTGCATGTACCCCGGAGGTCAAG GAGACTACGCTGGATTTCCCGGCTGCGGGTTGCTGCGTCTGCACAGCACCTACAGACATGACCTGAAGATCTACGCCTCCGATGAAGGACGCGTGCAGATGACGGCCGCAGCTTTCGCTAAG ggtttGCTGGCGCTGGAGGGGGAGCTGACCCCCATCCTGGTGCAGATGGTGAAGAGCGCCAACATGAACGGGCTGCTGGACAACGACAGCGACTCGCTGAGCAGCTGCCAGCACCGGGTCAAGGCCCGGCTCCACGACATTCTCCAGAAGGACCGGGTCTTCATCGATGAAGACTACGATCGG CTGGCACCGAACTGCAGCGCCTCTTTGGTGAACTCGATGAAGATCGTCCAGAACCCGGTGTTCACATGTGACCAGGTCTACGCCCTGATTCAGAATCTCACTTCTCAGATCCGCAAAAGAATGGAGGACCCCAAGTCCGCCG aCCTGCAGCTGTACCACAGTGAGACACTGGAGCTGATGCTGCAGCGCTGGTCCAAACTCGAGAGAGACTTCCGCATGAAGAACGGCCGCTACGACATCAGTAAAATCCCAGATATCTATGACTGTGTGAAGTATGACGTGATCCACAACGCCACCCTGGGCCTGGAGGACACGCTGGAGCTGTTCCGACTGTCCCGGGCTTTGGCCGACATCGTCATCCCACAG gAATATGGCATAAATAAAGGGGAGAAATTGGACATAGCGTACGCCTACTGCCTCCCACTGGTCAGGAAGATCCTGCTGGACCTGCAGAGGACCCACGAGGACGAGTCTGTCAACAAACTACATCCTCT GTACTCTCGAGGAGTGATGTCCCCTGGACGCCACGTCAGGACACGTCTGTACTTCACCAGTGAAAGTCACGTCCACTCTCTGCTCAGCATCCTCCGCTACGGTGGCCTGCTGGAT gaggagaaggaccagCAGTGGAAGCGTGCCATGGATTACCTCAGTGCTGTGTCTGAACTCAACTATATGACCCAGTTAGTCATCATGTTGTATGAGGACAACAATAAG GACCTGACCTCTGAGGAGCGGTTCCACGTGGAGCTCCACTTCAGCCCGGGGGTGAAGggcgtggaggaggaggagaacgctCCCACCGGCTTCGGCTTCAGGCCCGCTTCTGCAGAG AACGGCCAGAAGCAGCCGGACCCCGGCAGCCTGGAGGACCTGACCCGGGACGAGACGGACCGAGCTGTCCCGCTGTCCGAGCCCATCGCCATTCAGAGGAAGTCCCCGCTCATAAGGAACCACAAGACCGGATCCATGGAG GTCCTGTCGGAAACATCCTCCTCCAAAGTGGGCAGCTACCGGCTCTTCTCCTTCTGCTCGCGTCAGTCGCCCGAGATGAAACAAAGTGGACTAG GCTCTCAGTGCGCCGGCCTCTTCAGCACCACCGTCCTAGGTGGGTCCTCTAGCGCCCCTAACCTGCAGGACTACGCACGTGCACACCgcaaaaaattctccagcggcAGTCTGTCCTACAAAGACG agcCCTTTGAGGAGCACCATGTGGCCCAGTTATTGAGGCCTTTCTTCACCGACCCCAGCTTGAGCCGCCACCTCTCTCTGGACGGGGCGCTggcccaccacctccaccagtgCTCCTACCACCTCCGCCTCTTCAGAAACTGGCTGATCTCCGGCCAGGAGCCCCTAGAGTACCTCTACG GCTTTGAAGGCTGCTCCATGGTGCCCTCCATCTATCCTCTGGAGACACTGCACAACTCCCTGTCGCTCAAACAGGTGGACGAGTTCCTCACcggagtgtgtgagagagccgGGGACCCGCACACCAGGACCACCAGAG CTCTGTCGGCCATGTTCGATACCCACAACCAGCCGTCAGTGGACTCGTTCATCCCCCAGAGAgtcctgtcctcctccatctccctcagGTCCCGCTCGGACAGACCTCCTTGGT acaGCAGCGGTCCGTCCAGCACGGTGTCCAGCGCTGGGCCGTCCTCTCCCACCACAGCTGACACGTCCCCACGCTTCAGCTTCAGTGATAAGATCTCCCTGACCTCTCAGAGCAGCGAGGAAACCCACTCGTCTCAGAACATGGCCTCTCAGCCAGCGCCTCCCGTGGGGGCCCTGGACCCAGCTGGACCTGCAGCGTCTCACCCCGCTGGAGTCCCACTGACTCCAAACAACTCCCCAGAGGACGAGGACGCCACTGGTCTCCAGTCAGATCCTCCTGAGGACGGACCAGCCTCAGTGGAACTATCGGACCCTGACCTGAGGCCGGCCTGCTCTGCTCTAGCTGAGCTGGCTCTGGGTCGGATGGAGGGCTACTGCCTCCCCAGCTCTCTGCCGGTGCTCCTGGAGCtcagagagagcagcagtgagGCGGGCTCCAGCTCCCAGACGCCTCAGTCCCCTGAGGGCCCGGACGAGTTCTTTGACACCCAGGAGTCCATGGAGTTGTGGATGGACAGTCCAGAGAGCCCCCCCCCGCCGGACACGCCTCTGGAGGCTGGAGCCACTCACCCAGCTGAGCCGTAG
- the ppip5k1a gene encoding inositol hexakisphosphate and diphosphoinositol-pentakisphosphate kinase 2 isoform X4, with protein MSEPNSPGESRRGAPRFFVGCEDDESEALEDSMRTDMDLYEDDEDTDSPPEQQIEVGICCMMKKSKSKPMTQILERLCRFEYITVVIFPEDVILNESVDKWPLCDCLISFHSKGFPLDKAVSYAKLRNPLLINDLNMQYYIQDRREVYRILQEEGIDLPRYAVLNRDPDKPDECNLVEGEDHVEVNGEIFQKPFVEKPVCAEDHNVYIYYPTSAGGGSQRLFRKIGSRSSVYSPESCVRKTGSYIYEEFMPTDGTDVKVYTVGPDYAHAEARKSPALDGKVERDSEGKEVRYPVMLSAMEKLVARKVCLAFKQTVCGFDLLRANGHSYVCDVNGFSFVKNSMKYYDDCAKILGNIVMRELAPQFQIPWSIPTEAEDIPIVPTTSGTMMELRCVIAIIRHGDRTPKQKMKMEVRNPMFFDLFDKYGGYKTGKLKLKKPKQLQEVLDITRQLLAELGQHTDCEIEEKKSKLEQLKTVLEMYGHFSGINRKVQLTYLPHGQPKTSSEEEDTRKEAPSLLLVLKWGGELTPAGRVQAEELGRAFRCMYPGGQGDYAGFPGCGLLRLHSTYRHDLKIYASDEGRVQMTAAAFAKGLLALEGELTPILVQMVKSANMNGLLDNDSDSLSSCQHRVKARLHDILQKDRVFIDEDYDRLAPNCSASLVNSMKIVQNPVFTCDQVYALIQNLTSQIRKRMEDPKSADLQLYHSETLELMLQRWSKLERDFRMKNGRYDISKIPDIYDCVKYDVIHNATLGLEDTLELFRLSRALADIVIPQEYGINKGEKLDIAYAYCLPLVRKILLDLQRTHEDESVNKLHPLYSRGVMSPGRHVRTRLYFTSESHVHSLLSILRYGGLLDEEKDQQWKRAMDYLSAVSELNYMTQLVIMLYEDNNKDLTSEERFHVELHFSPGVKGVEEEENAPTGFGFRPASAENGQKQPDPGSLEDLTRDETDRAVPLSEPIAIQRKSPLIRNHKTGSMEVLSETSSSKVGSYRLFSFCSRQSPEMKQSGLGSQCAGLFSTTVLGGSSSAPNLQDYARAHRKKFSSGSLSYKDGFEGCSMVPSIYPLETLHNSLSLKQVDEFLTGVCERAGDPHTRTTRALSAMFDTHNQPSVDSFIPQRVLSSSISLRSRSDRPPWYSSGPSSTVSSAGPSSPTTADTSPRFSFSDKISLTSQSSEETHSSQNMASQPAPPVGALDPAGPAASHPAGVPLTPNNSPEDEDATGLQSDPPEDGPASVELSDPDLRPACSALAELALGRMEGYCLPSSLPVLLELRESSSEAGSSSQTPQSPEGPDEFFDTQESMELWMDSPESPPPPDTPLEAGATHPAEP; from the exons GCTTCCCACTGGACAAGGCCGTGAGCTACGCCAAACTTAGAAATCCTCTGCTCATCAACGACCTGAACATGCAGTACTACATTCAGGACAG GAGGGAGGTGTATCGCATCCTGCAGGAGGAAGGGATCGACCTGCCACGCTATGCCGTGCTGAACCGTGACCCAGATAAACCAGATG AATGCaacctggtggaaggagagGACCACGTGGAGGTGAACGGAGAGATCTTCCAGAAGCCTTTCGTTGAGAAGCCCGTCTGTGCCGAGGACCACAACGTCTACATCTACTACCCCACGTCTGCTGGTGGTGGCAGCCAGCGTCTCTTCAGAAAG ATTGGGAGTCGGAGCAGCGTGTACTCACCGGAGAGCTGTGTGAGGAAGACGGGCTCGTACATCTATGAAGAGTTCATGCCAACAGATGGAACTGACGTCAAG GTTTACACAGTGGGACCGGACTACGCTCATGCTGAGGCCCGGAAGTCTCCGGCTCTGGACGGGAAGGTGGAGCGAGACAGCGAAGGCAAGGAGGTGCGCTACCCCGTCATGCTCTCAGCCATGGAGAAACTGGTGGCCCGCAAGGTCTGCCTGGCGTTTAAG CAAACGGTCTGTGGCTTCGACCTCCTCAGAGCCAACGGACACTCGTATGTGTGCGACGTCAACGGCTTCAGTTTCGTGAAGAACTCCATGAAGTACTATGACGACTGTGCCAAGATCCTGGG GAACATTGTGATGCGTGAGCTGGCTCCTCAGTTTCAGATCCCCTGGTCCATCCCGACTGAGGCCGAGGACATCCCCATCGTCCCCACCACTTCAGGGACCAT GATGGAGCTGCGCTGTGTCATCGCCATCATCCGACACGGAGACAGGACGCCTaaacagaagatgaagatggaaGTCCGTAACCCCAT GTTCTTCGATCTGTTTGATAAATATGGAGGCTACAAGACGGGGAAActgaagctgaagaaacccaAACAACTGCAG GAGGTGCTGGACATCACACGGCAGCTGCTAGCAGAACTAGGACAACACACTGACTGTGAGATAGAGGAGAAGAAGTCCAAACTGGAGCAGCTGAAGACTGTTCTGGAAAT GTACGGTCACTTCTCTGGCATCAACAGAAAAGTGCAGTTAACGTACCTGCCACACGGGCAGCCCAAGACCTCCAGTGAGGAGGAAG ACACGCGTAAGGAAGCTCCgtctctgctgctggtgctgaagtgggggggggagctgacTCCTGCTGGACGAGTTCAGGCCGAGGAGCTGGGAAGAGCCTTCCGCTGCATGTACCCCGGAGGTCAAG GAGACTACGCTGGATTTCCCGGCTGCGGGTTGCTGCGTCTGCACAGCACCTACAGACATGACCTGAAGATCTACGCCTCCGATGAAGGACGCGTGCAGATGACGGCCGCAGCTTTCGCTAAG ggtttGCTGGCGCTGGAGGGGGAGCTGACCCCCATCCTGGTGCAGATGGTGAAGAGCGCCAACATGAACGGGCTGCTGGACAACGACAGCGACTCGCTGAGCAGCTGCCAGCACCGGGTCAAGGCCCGGCTCCACGACATTCTCCAGAAGGACCGGGTCTTCATCGATGAAGACTACGATCGG CTGGCACCGAACTGCAGCGCCTCTTTGGTGAACTCGATGAAGATCGTCCAGAACCCGGTGTTCACATGTGACCAGGTCTACGCCCTGATTCAGAATCTCACTTCTCAGATCCGCAAAAGAATGGAGGACCCCAAGTCCGCCG aCCTGCAGCTGTACCACAGTGAGACACTGGAGCTGATGCTGCAGCGCTGGTCCAAACTCGAGAGAGACTTCCGCATGAAGAACGGCCGCTACGACATCAGTAAAATCCCAGATATCTATGACTGTGTGAAGTATGACGTGATCCACAACGCCACCCTGGGCCTGGAGGACACGCTGGAGCTGTTCCGACTGTCCCGGGCTTTGGCCGACATCGTCATCCCACAG gAATATGGCATAAATAAAGGGGAGAAATTGGACATAGCGTACGCCTACTGCCTCCCACTGGTCAGGAAGATCCTGCTGGACCTGCAGAGGACCCACGAGGACGAGTCTGTCAACAAACTACATCCTCT GTACTCTCGAGGAGTGATGTCCCCTGGACGCCACGTCAGGACACGTCTGTACTTCACCAGTGAAAGTCACGTCCACTCTCTGCTCAGCATCCTCCGCTACGGTGGCCTGCTGGAT gaggagaaggaccagCAGTGGAAGCGTGCCATGGATTACCTCAGTGCTGTGTCTGAACTCAACTATATGACCCAGTTAGTCATCATGTTGTATGAGGACAACAATAAG GACCTGACCTCTGAGGAGCGGTTCCACGTGGAGCTCCACTTCAGCCCGGGGGTGAAGggcgtggaggaggaggagaacgctCCCACCGGCTTCGGCTTCAGGCCCGCTTCTGCAGAG AACGGCCAGAAGCAGCCGGACCCCGGCAGCCTGGAGGACCTGACCCGGGACGAGACGGACCGAGCTGTCCCGCTGTCCGAGCCCATCGCCATTCAGAGGAAGTCCCCGCTCATAAGGAACCACAAGACCGGATCCATGGAG GTCCTGTCGGAAACATCCTCCTCCAAAGTGGGCAGCTACCGGCTCTTCTCCTTCTGCTCGCGTCAGTCGCCCGAGATGAAACAAAGTGGACTAG GCTCTCAGTGCGCCGGCCTCTTCAGCACCACCGTCCTAGGTGGGTCCTCTAGCGCCCCTAACCTGCAGGACTACGCACGTGCACACCgcaaaaaattctccagcggcAGTCTGTCCTACAAAGACG GCTTTGAAGGCTGCTCCATGGTGCCCTCCATCTATCCTCTGGAGACACTGCACAACTCCCTGTCGCTCAAACAGGTGGACGAGTTCCTCACcggagtgtgtgagagagccgGGGACCCGCACACCAGGACCACCAGAG CTCTGTCGGCCATGTTCGATACCCACAACCAGCCGTCAGTGGACTCGTTCATCCCCCAGAGAgtcctgtcctcctccatctccctcagGTCCCGCTCGGACAGACCTCCTTGGT acaGCAGCGGTCCGTCCAGCACGGTGTCCAGCGCTGGGCCGTCCTCTCCCACCACAGCTGACACGTCCCCACGCTTCAGCTTCAGTGATAAGATCTCCCTGACCTCTCAGAGCAGCGAGGAAACCCACTCGTCTCAGAACATGGCCTCTCAGCCAGCGCCTCCCGTGGGGGCCCTGGACCCAGCTGGACCTGCAGCGTCTCACCCCGCTGGAGTCCCACTGACTCCAAACAACTCCCCAGAGGACGAGGACGCCACTGGTCTCCAGTCAGATCCTCCTGAGGACGGACCAGCCTCAGTGGAACTATCGGACCCTGACCTGAGGCCGGCCTGCTCTGCTCTAGCTGAGCTGGCTCTGGGTCGGATGGAGGGCTACTGCCTCCCCAGCTCTCTGCCGGTGCTCCTGGAGCtcagagagagcagcagtgagGCGGGCTCCAGCTCCCAGACGCCTCAGTCCCCTGAGGGCCCGGACGAGTTCTTTGACACCCAGGAGTCCATGGAGTTGTGGATGGACAGTCCAGAGAGCCCCCCCCCGCCGGACACGCCTCTGGAGGCTGGAGCCACTCACCCAGCTGAGCCGTAG